The DNA sequence ATATGTCTACTCTAACTCAAATCAAATTTGGAGGATATACTGGTGGGGTACTTTTGATCTATTTTCTGTCATACTTTGACCTTTTTGCCCAAAACCATTATTACAATACGGTTCAATATGGAGGAACCGCCTCTCTTATATCTGGAGCTGCTGTATCAGGTACTCCTGACAATGCTTCCATTTATTACAACCCTGCAGCGACTGCCATTCATCGTGTACAGGATCTCTCAATGAGTTCAAACCTGTATGGGATTACCTTGCTGAAGGTGTTTAACGGAGCTGGGTTGAATCAGGATTTCAATTCCAATAAAGTAAACCTGTTCCCTCAGTTGTTAGCGGGAAGAATACCATCTAAAAAATCGGACAGGCTTTTTATTGGTTATACACTATTGACTAGAAATGACAACGTTGTAGAGTTTAATGCCAGAAATAATATTTATAAGCCAAGCTCAGTAGATAATACACCTGATACATTGGCAGTGGCTGCATTTGACTGGGAAGAACAATTGACAGAGCAGTGGGGAGGACTGAATTTAAGTTATAGGTTAAACAGTAATTGGGCAATTGGAGGCACCTTCTTTCTCGCATACCGGCAGCATAAGTTTTCAAGTAGAAGTTTTGTCAGAATTGTCAACTTGTCAAATAGTATCACCATCGGGACAGGAGAATTGTTTCAGCGCTTTAGAAGCAATACCTTGGGGATGCTTTTGAAACTGGGTGTTCATTGGAAACAGGGACCTATCAGGTTAGGAGGAACCATTACTACTCCCAAACTGAACCTTGATACCTTTATAGACAAAGGGACTTTGGAGCGAGAGCTTTTGATACTGAACATCCATGAGTTTTTTGGGGCTAATGACATTATCCTGATAGATCGGCAGGAGAAGTTGAAAACGAGACACAAACAACCATGGGAAATTGCATTTGGGGCTGCCTATCAACTAAAGCGGACCGCCTTGTATTTCAGTGTCAATTATTATACAGCTGTGAGTATCTATACGTTGCTTGACCCTAAACCGCCAAGTGATATTGTGGAAGAGTTACTTTCCTCAACAGATTTTTTGTCAGTGAGGGATGGGGCTCGGTCAATTACCAATATCAGTGTAGGAGCGGAACATAGATATGGTAGTTTTACCTTGTTGGGAGGTTTCAGGACAAACCTGTCCAATTATTTGGATATCAGAAACCGTATTGGCAGTGAGATTGTGATAGCCCCTGGAGTCGGACGGTATAACCTGTATTATCTAACGGCAGGAGTTGGGTTCCAAAAAGGACACAATAGTGTACATATAGGAATAGATTATGGTTTTTCGAAGAAGAGTGTGGCGCCATTTGCGGATGACCTGACATCAATCAATAACTTTTTTGGCTTTCAAGAAAGTGAGGTAAGCCCTGAAGTAAAGTTGAATCAGATTAACCTGATTCTAAGCTTTACACATTACTTGAAAACAGGTGACTAAACAACAAAATACGGTTTTATAGGTTAACTTTTTGGATCAAAAAAATACATATGTGTCTCATAACTTTTGCTTTGGACAAACATCCCCGATACAAATTGGTTTTGGCTGCTAATCGGGATGAATTTTTTAATAGACCTACTCAACCGATGCATTTTTGGGAAGAGCATCCGGATCTTCTGGCAGGTAAAGACCTTCAGGCAGGTGGCACTTGGATGGGGTTTAATCAGCAAGGGAAGTTTGTTGCTATTACAAACTATCGTGATATGGCAAGTATCAAGGAAAGTGCACCTTCAAGAGGTCACCTTACTGCGGGATTTTTGCTCTCACCTTTCAGTGCTGCTGATTATATGACAGAAGTGGAAAGAGAGGGACACAAGTACAATGGTTTTAACCTTTTAACAGCTGATAGTAGTGGTTTTTATTATTACTCCAATTATGATGGAAGCCCGAAGCGGTTGTCGGAAGGTATCTATGGCTTGAGTAATCATCTACTGGATACTCCTTGGGTAAAGGTAACCAAGAGTAAAAGGCATCTGAATGAGCTGTTGGTTCAAGATATCATCACAACCGACCAGTTGCAATCCATGATGTTTGATATGGAAACCGTATCAGAAGATCAATTGCCTGATACAGGTATTGGTGCAGAATGGGAAAAGCTGTTGTCCTCCATGTTTATAAAGACGGACTTTGATTATGGCACAAGATGCTCATCCGCAGTGCTCATGGACTATGAAGGAAACCTCACTGTACAGGAGGTTACCTACAATAGTCAGCAAGAGGTATTAAGTGATAAGCATTATAGCCTAAAACTTGATCAGCCGTTTGGATCTGACTGTTACTAATTTTTTCGTAATACAGGACCTTCCAATATACTGCGGATTACATTTCTTTTTGATACATCGCCTGCTGTAAACCAATACATCAGGCGGTCTTCTTTACCCAAAAGTTGTAAGGTTATTTCGTCTATGGAATACCCTTCTTTTTTTAGACTAATTGTTCTCTCCTTGAGGTTCAACATAAAGTCCAGCTTGCGTTTCAAGGCTGTTTCCGCATCTTGAAAAGTAGGGCGGTGACAACAAAAAATCTTTTTCACCTTGAGTTTGCTAAGCTTTTGCACAGAATCAAGGCTTTGTAAAAAGTCTTCGTCTTTCCTGAAGTACTTCACCTTGTCTGCCAGAAAAGCATCTGCCGAAAAAAGCCACTGCTTCTCCGGTTCGTATAGAGCAACCTGATCAGTAGCATGCCCCGGAACATTAATTACCTGAAAATTATAACGGTTGGTTTTAACCTCACTTCCCAATTCTGAAGTGGAAGTAACAGGAGCAGGAGCCCAGACTACTTGCTGGTAGAAGTGGATACCAAAACCATTGGAAAGAATATGATTGGTAGCAGAAGAAGCCAA is a window from the Limibacter armeniacum genome containing:
- a CDS encoding NRDE family protein, producing the protein MCLITFALDKHPRYKLVLAANRDEFFNRPTQPMHFWEEHPDLLAGKDLQAGGTWMGFNQQGKFVAITNYRDMASIKESAPSRGHLTAGFLLSPFSAADYMTEVEREGHKYNGFNLLTADSSGFYYYSNYDGSPKRLSEGIYGLSNHLLDTPWVKVTKSKRHLNELLVQDIITTDQLQSMMFDMETVSEDQLPDTGIGAEWEKLLSSMFIKTDFDYGTRCSSAVLMDYEGNLTVQEVTYNSQQEVLSDKHYSLKLDQPFGSDCY
- a CDS encoding MBL fold metallo-hydrolase, which produces MTTTETFDEVQALRMGKKIFGVISPIMYVRCYAVDGLLIDSGLSCFTNEVLSFATAANVNQVVITHHHEDHSGNALALTKAGYPVLASSATNHILSNGFGIHFYQQVVWAPAPVTSTSELGSEVKTNRYNFQVINVPGHATDQVALYEPEKQWLFSADAFLADKVKYFRKDEDFLQSLDSVQKLSKLKVKKIFCCHRPTFQDAETALKRKLDFMLNLKERTISLKKEGYSIDEITLQLLGKEDRLMYWFTAGDVSKRNVIRSILEGPVLRKN